One part of the Pirellulales bacterium genome encodes these proteins:
- a CDS encoding metalloregulator ArsR/SmtB family transcription factor, which translates to MKPTGYAMMPSNRLSATFAALADPTRRAILTRLALGEASVMELAKPFAMSQPAISKHLRVLERAGLVSRGRDAQRRPRRIEAKPLAEASGWLENYRRIWEGNFQRLDTLLDELKTQHKKRGHTKR; encoded by the coding sequence ATGAAACCTACGGGTTATGCAATGATGCCGTCCAATCGCCTCAGTGCAACGTTCGCGGCGCTGGCCGATCCCACGCGGCGTGCAATCCTCACCCGGCTCGCCTTGGGCGAGGCATCGGTGATGGAGTTAGCAAAGCCGTTCGCGATGAGTCAGCCCGCGATCTCGAAACACCTCCGGGTTCTGGAGCGGGCGGGCCTGGTTTCGCGCGGCCGCGACGCGCAGCGACGGCCGCGCCGGATCGAAGCCAAGCCGCTTGCAGAAGCCAGCGGATGGCTGGAGAATTATCGCAGGATCTGGGAGGGCAACTTCCAACGCCTCGACACCTTGCTCGATGAGCTGAAAACTCAACACAAGAAACGTGGACACACCAAGCGATAA